One genomic region from Eublepharis macularius isolate TG4126 chromosome 18, MPM_Emac_v1.0, whole genome shotgun sequence encodes:
- the ZWILCH gene encoding protein zwilch homolog — protein sequence MGSRRQQHRESVLQFCSFLRQVYEERKGNVNKGPLTFETDVQGYLIDEECANPVENFWNRNGMMVVVEKVISCATITQPEQQPIDGTYISEVSSKVCPAVHGLPISRARQLISFYTMSQNPNMTHLKISNPAPFLPLWVRCDRTDPQQTIWLGAEPFSTGNKLTGITLHTVTSNGPLTNKNCSTDLEELKESHRRRHHCSGLRMKGFASYKFLEATLLDSLSLEDTFVPLDRNIYADFAWDTVTMALQIPPPASTTTLKFQMACGGHLSSVCEVSRELQFLLGLAQGLKTGAIDWSKPSGGKPAVELVQKLLKDLKDEVDGLKTQNISDIENLQNDTATVYSSMKTVFNNREDLDFVEQLWCKMWKNIASYEELVKCFKLIMKSLQHGELRTWIHQGSNSTLSKLIKQSLHGSVETVPLRDGAPIQMLLEIGVDKMKRDYVSYFVGKELAVHAHLDYFMSTSVDLQEQVHRVQKLHHVLEIVDNCVDLLKLDHENLIFLTQSCIKYYKENPLNEKHVFQLPVRQSTVKDFCQNAYPQIWRVEISSGQGQKKVKTVWQFSTTSPAEHMNTSSRGLLDGTETFDSPEGMCFITLAECNQVYFIEEKGAAYLP from the exons ATGGGCTCTCGGCGGCAGCAGCATCGGGAGTCTGTTCTTCAGTTCTGCAGCTTCCTTCGGCA AGTGTAcgaagaaagaaagggaaatgtCAACAAAGGACCACTTACCTTTGAG ACTGATGTACAAGGCTACCTTATCGATGAAGAATGCGCAAATCCTGTCGAGAACTTTTGGAACAGAAATGGGATGATGGTGGTTGTGGAGAAAGTG ATATCCTGTGCAACAATCACACAACCAGAACAGCAGCCCATAGATGGCACATATATTTCTGAGGTTTCTTCAAAAGTGTGTCCTGCAGTACATGGTTTGCCTATTTCCAGAGCAAG GCAGCTCATTTCATTCTATACCATGTCACAAAATCCAAACATGACCCATTTAAAAATAAGCAATCCAGCACCTTTTCTTCCGCTGTGGGTACGGTGTGATCGCACAGACCCCCAACAAACTATCTGGCTAGGGGCTGAACCTTTCTCCACTGGAAATAAGCTTACTGGGATCACTCTTCATACAGTTACCAGCAATG GGCCGTTGACAAATAAAAATTGTTCTACAGATTTGGAAGAATTAAAAGAGAGCCACAGAAGAAGACATCACTGTTCTGGG CTGAGAATGAAGGGCTTTGCTTCCTACAAATTCCTTGAAGCCACCTTGTTGGACTCCCTCTCCCTGGAGGACACCTTTGTTCCACTGGACAGAAATATATATGCTGACTTTGCTTGGGACACTGTGACGATGGCTCTGCAGATACCTCCACCCGCTTCTACCACTACACTG AAGTTTCAGATGGCTTGTGGGGGCCATTTGAGTTCGGTGTGTGAGGTCAGCAGAGAACTgcagttccttctt GGCTTGGCCCAGGGATTGAAGACTGGCGCGATAGACTGGAGTAAGCCTTCAGGAGGAAAACCAGCGGTTGAACTGGTCCAGAAGCTTTTGAAAG ATCTAAAAGATGAAGTGGATGGATTAAAGACACAAAACATTAGTGATATTGAG AATCTCCAGAATGACACTGCTACGGTTTATAGCTCCATGAAAACAGTTTTTAATAACAGAGAAGATTTGGATTTTGTTGAACAGCTGTGGTGCAAGATGTGGAAAA ACATCGCATCATATGAGGAATTGGTTAAGTGCTTCAAGTTGATAATGAAATCCCTGCAACATGGTGAATTGCGGACATGG ATTCATCAAGGAAGTAATAGCACACTGAGCAAACTGATTAAACAGTCTCTCCATGGGAGTGTAGAGACTGTTCCTCTTAGGGATGGCGCTCCAATTCAAATGCTTCTTGAGATTGGTGTGGATAAAATGAAGAGAGATTATGTCAGCTATTTTGTAG gCAAGGAACTTGCAGTACATGCTCATCTG gacTATTTCATGTCCACTTCAGTAGATCTGCAGGAGCAAGTTCACCGTGTTCAGAAACTCCATCATGTGCTGGAAATAGTGGACAACTGTGTGGATCTTCTTAAACTTGATCATGAGAACCTCATCTTTTTGACACA ATCTTGTATAAAGTACTACAAGGAAAATCCTCTGAATGAAAAGCATGTGTTTCAGTTACCAGTGAGGCAGTCTactgtgaaagacttctgccaaaA TGCTTATCCCCAAATATGGAGAGTGGAAATCAGCAGTGGACAAGGACAGAAAAAAGTGAAAACAGTCTGGCAATTTAGCACCACCTCTCCAGCGGAACACATGAACACCAGCAGCAGAG gTCTCCTGGATGGTACAGAAACATTTGACAGCCCAGAGGGGATGTGCTTTATTACCCTGGCTGAGTGCAATCAGGTATATTTTATAGAAGAAAAAGGAGCTGCTTACCTTCCTTGA
- the RPL4 gene encoding 60S ribosomal protein L4: MACTRPLVSVYSEKGEVSGKNVTMPAVFKAPIRPDIVNFVHTNLRKNNRQPYAVSELAGHQTSAESWGTGRAVARIPRVRGGGTHRSGQGAFGNMCRGGRMFAPTKTWRRWHRRVNITQKRYAICSALAASALPALVMSKGHRIEEIPELPLVVEDKVESYKKTKEAVLLLKKLKAWNDIKKVYASQRMRAGKGKMRNRRRIQRRGPCIIYHEDHGIIKAFRNIPGITLLDVNKLNLLRLAPGGHVGRFCIWTESAFRKLDDLYGTWRKPATLKSNYNLPMHKMTNTDLGRILKSQEIQKALRAPKKKIHRRVLKKNPLKNLRVMLKLNPYAKTMRRNTILRHAQNHKLREVKAAKGKEKVQAAAAAAAAARAKKAAS, encoded by the exons ATG GCTTGTACTCGTCCATTAGTATCGGTGTACTCCGAAAAGGGAGAAGTGTCAGGTAAAAATGTCACCATGCCTGCTGTGTTCAAGGCTCCCATCCGCCCTGACATTGTGAACTTCGTTCACACCAATTTGCGAAAGAACAACAGGCAGCCTTACGCTGTCAGTGAACTTGCAG GGCATCAGACCAGTGCTGAATCTTGGGGAACTGGAAGAGCAGTTGCCCGTATCCCAAGGGTtcgtggtggtggaactcatcgATCTGGCCAGGGGGCTTTTGGCAAT ATGTGTCGTGGTGGTCGCATGTTTGCCCCAACTAAGACTTGGAGGCGTTGGCACCGCAGGGTGAATATTACCCAGAAGCGCTATGCCATTTGCTCTGCGCTAGCAGCTTCAGCCCTTCCAGCGCTGGTGATGTCTAAAG GCCACCGCATTGAAGAAATTCCAGAACTTCCCCTGGTGGTTGAAGACAAAGTTGAGAGTTACAAGAAAACTAAGGAAGCTGTTCTGTTGCTTAAGAAACTTAAAGCCTGGAATGATATCAAAAAG GTGTATGCCTCTCAACGTATGCGTGCTGGCAAGGGTAAAATGAGGAACCGCCGTCGAATCCAGCGCAGGGGGCCCTGCATCATCTACCATGAGGACCACGGCATCATCAAAGCTTTCAGGAACATCCCAG GGATTACTCTTCTTGATGTCAACAAACTGAACCTTCTAAGACTTGCACCCGGTGGCCATGTTGGACGTTTTTGCATTTGGACAGAGAGTGCTTTCCGCAAGCTGGATGACTTGTATGGCACCTGGCGCAAGCCAGCCACTCTGAAGAGTAACTACAA CCTGCCAATGCACAAGATGACCAATACAGATCTTGGAAGAATCCTGAAAAGCCAAGAGATTCAGAAGGCCTTGCGTGCACCAAA GAAAAAGATTCACCGCAGAGTTCTTAAGAAGAATCCACTGAAGAATTTGAGAGTTATGCTTAAACTGAATCCATATGCCAAGACTATGCGACGCAACACCATACTGCGCCATGCTCAGAAT CACAAGCTGAGAGAAGTAAAAGCAgcaaagggaaaagaaaaggttcaggctgctgccgccgccgctgctgctgccagagcTAAAAAAGCTGCGTCGTGA
- the SNAPC5 gene encoding snRNA-activating protein complex subunit 5, producing MLSRLQELRKEEETLLRIKAALHDQLNRLKVEELALQSMISAREGNVTVSSAPLMEEHQNMDNETAINQTKLQLQMHVRGEEEEEEEEEESDS from the exons ATGCTGAGCCGCCTGCAGGAGCTGCGCAAGGAGGAGGAGACGCTGCTGCGGATCAAGGCGGCGCTGCACGACCAGCTCAATCGCCTCAAG GTGGAAGAACTGGCCCTCCAATCTATGATCAGCGCCAGGGAAGGGAATGTGACAGTATCTTCAGCACCGCTAATGGAGGAGCATCAAAAC ATGGACAACGAAACAGCTATTAATCAAACTAAACTACAGCTGCAAATGCATGTcaggggagaagaggaggaggaagaggaggaggaagaatcgGACTCTTAA